A section of the Asticcacaulis sp. EMRT-3 genome encodes:
- a CDS encoding FUSC family protein: MTRLKAHAEKLIGYFQPFDWHHALVAAPGMAACLIYGLVTGDTLTAAIAAGSAFSVGFGLRRYRQTRSMLGCVALMTVAALIGSLTAGNFVIYLVLMAAASAACACCALIDDDLWWVTLQATIALLLASHYAGDAHAAFLRAGIVMGAGLFQMACVMILYRLIPLSQPKPVLNIPIPATRKALTIYGSVAALSVVVAMLVAYGVHLDKAYWAPMTALIVLKPKYHLTRQRGLERLMGNLAGCTAATGLTFLLPVGARLDILLCVLGSGAAYALIKARYAAFSLAVSFTVVMLLYSAHASALAGSEQRLYATVIGGVIAIAVMWLASRTVARDYAM; this comes from the coding sequence ATGACCCGTCTGAAAGCACATGCTGAAAAGCTGATCGGTTATTTCCAGCCGTTCGACTGGCACCATGCGCTGGTGGCGGCGCCTGGCATGGCGGCCTGTCTGATCTATGGCCTCGTCACCGGCGACACCCTGACCGCCGCCATTGCTGCTGGCAGCGCTTTTTCCGTCGGCTTCGGCCTGCGCCGTTATCGCCAGACGCGCTCCATGCTGGGCTGCGTGGCGCTGATGACGGTGGCGGCGCTGATCGGTTCGCTGACCGCCGGAAATTTCGTCATCTATCTGGTACTGATGGCGGCGGCTTCGGCGGCCTGCGCCTGTTGCGCCCTGATCGATGACGACCTGTGGTGGGTGACGTTACAGGCCACGATCGCGCTCTTGCTGGCCAGTCATTATGCCGGGGATGCCCACGCGGCTTTCTTACGCGCCGGCATCGTCATGGGGGCGGGCCTGTTCCAGATGGCCTGCGTGATGATCCTGTACCGGCTCATTCCGCTCAGCCAGCCGAAACCTGTTCTCAATATCCCCATCCCGGCGACACGCAAGGCCCTGACCATCTATGGGTCGGTGGCAGCGCTGAGCGTGGTCGTGGCCATGCTGGTGGCTTACGGCGTGCATCTCGACAAGGCCTATTGGGCACCGATGACGGCCCTGATCGTGCTGAAACCGAAATACCACCTGACGCGCCAGCGCGGCTTGGAGCGTTTGATGGGCAATCTGGCCGGTTGCACGGCGGCAACGGGGCTGACCTTCCTGTTGCCGGTCGGGGCGCGGCTCGATATTCTGCTGTGCGTGCTGGGATCGGGTGCGGCCTATGCGCTGATCAAGGCGCGTTATGCGGCCTTTTCGCTGGCGGTGAGCTTTACGGTCGTGATGCTGCTCTATTCGGCGCACGCTTCGGCTCTGGCCGGTTCGGAACAAAGGCTCTACGCCACGGTGATCGGCGGGGTGATCGCGATTGCGGTCATGTGGCTGGCCAGCCGGACGGTGGCGCGCGACTACGCCATGTGA
- a CDS encoding integrase arm-type DNA-binding domain-containing protein has translation MPLSDTAIRSAKPGAKPYKLSDGNSLYLLVMKNGSRLWQVRYRFDSKENVLSLGQYPHVTLKTARQKRDEAKELLARGIDPNADKKRKVVEAAVAAGNTFDTVAQEFIDLKVRDGLSDATTIKLKWFRSQLEKDIGGRPIAEIEPLEILAALRKIEKKGNYETSKRTRAFADRVFRYAIITGRAKTNPANGLGDALISGKVRHHAALIAPKAVGDLLRAIEAYDGSILTKLALNMLAHVFVRPGELRHAEWAEFDLKRKVWLIPAAKMKMRADHAVPLSTQVLALLEPCAKFKTASKYLFPSFMSGLKPMSENTLNTALRRMGYTNDEMTSHGFRSTASTLLNESGKWSPDAIERALAHKDSNTIRGIYHRGAHWDERVQMMQWWSDYLEQLQTGGEVIALRRDG, from the coding sequence ATGCCCCTTTCCGACACCGCCATCAGAAGCGCTAAACCCGGCGCAAAGCCTTACAAGCTATCGGACGGCAACAGCCTCTATCTCCTGGTGATGAAAAACGGCAGCCGCCTCTGGCAAGTCCGTTATCGCTTCGACAGCAAGGAAAACGTCCTTTCGCTAGGGCAATACCCGCACGTTACCCTCAAGACGGCACGGCAGAAGCGGGATGAGGCCAAGGAATTGCTGGCGCGTGGCATTGATCCTAATGCGGATAAAAAACGCAAGGTTGTTGAAGCGGCTGTCGCGGCAGGCAATACGTTCGACACCGTAGCGCAGGAATTCATAGACCTGAAAGTGCGTGACGGACTTTCAGACGCCACCACTATCAAGCTTAAATGGTTTAGATCGCAGCTTGAAAAAGACATTGGCGGGCGGCCCATTGCCGAAATTGAGCCATTGGAGATTCTGGCCGCGTTACGGAAGATCGAAAAGAAGGGTAATTATGAAACCTCGAAACGCACGCGCGCCTTTGCCGACCGCGTTTTTCGCTATGCCATCATCACAGGGCGCGCAAAGACCAATCCCGCAAATGGATTAGGCGACGCGCTTATTTCGGGCAAGGTCAGGCACCACGCGGCCTTGATTGCTCCTAAGGCTGTGGGAGACTTGTTACGCGCGATAGAGGCTTACGATGGCAGCATCTTGACGAAACTGGCCCTGAATATGCTGGCGCATGTGTTTGTCCGTCCGGGTGAGTTGCGCCATGCCGAATGGGCGGAATTTGATCTTAAACGAAAGGTTTGGCTTATTCCGGCAGCCAAGATGAAAATGCGCGCCGATCATGCCGTGCCACTGTCAACGCAAGTCCTGGCGCTTCTGGAGCCATGCGCAAAATTCAAAACCGCCAGCAAATATCTGTTCCCGTCCTTCATGAGCGGCTTGAAACCCATGTCGGAGAACACGCTGAACACGGCTTTGCGTCGCATGGGCTATACGAATGATGAGATGACGTCTCATGGTTTTCGCAGCACGGCCAGTACCCTGTTGAACGAATCGGGCAAATGGTCGCCGGACGCCATAGAGCGCGCTCTTGCCCATAAGGACAGCAATACCATAAGAGGTATCTACCATAGGGGCGCGCATTGGGATGAGCGCGTGCAGATGATGCAATGGTGGAGCGACTACCTTGAGCAACTCCAAACCGGCGGTGAGGTCATCGCCCTACGCCGCGACGGCTAG
- a CDS encoding helix-turn-helix domain-containing protein codes for MDAFPSEKLTFRVDEAIKATGLGRSLLYEAMKSGLLESFKVGGCRLIARNALLDFLDRHSRGGH; via the coding sequence ATGGACGCTTTCCCTTCTGAAAAACTCACTTTCCGCGTTGACGAAGCCATCAAGGCCACCGGCCTTGGTCGCTCCCTTTTGTACGAAGCCATGAAGTCCGGGCTTCTGGAATCCTTTAAGGTGGGCGGTTGCCGCCTGATCGCGCGTAACGCCTTGCTGGACTTTCTTGATCGACATTCACGAGGCGGGCATTAG
- a CDS encoding manno-octulosonate cytidylyltransferase encodes MKTIILIPARYASSRYPGKPLVMLTGKDGVAKSLIQRSYEAASSVADAHSVYVCTDDTRIKDAAEAFGAKVIMTSEACANGTERCADAMSKLPEGADLYVNLQGDAPLTPSWFVEALIHEMRDHKNVEMATPVLRCDAVTHANFVEDRQAGRVGGTTAVFDKHMNALYFSKEVIPYTGRVFGPDDIIPVFHHVGVYAYRAEALRAYGGWPVGPLESHEGLEQLRFLENGTPIRCVEVDGRGRVFWELNNPVDVARIESVL; translated from the coding sequence ATGAAGACGATTATCCTGATCCCGGCGCGCTATGCTTCGTCGCGTTATCCCGGCAAGCCGCTGGTCATGCTGACGGGCAAGGATGGCGTGGCCAAGAGCCTGATCCAGCGCAGCTATGAGGCGGCCAGTTCGGTGGCCGATGCGCACAGTGTCTATGTCTGCACCGATGATACGCGCATCAAAGACGCCGCCGAAGCCTTTGGCGCGAAGGTGATCATGACCTCGGAAGCTTGCGCCAACGGCACCGAGCGCTGCGCCGACGCGATGAGCAAGCTACCGGAAGGTGCTGATCTCTACGTTAATCTGCAAGGCGATGCGCCCCTGACGCCCTCATGGTTCGTCGAGGCGCTGATCCATGAAATGCGCGATCATAAGAATGTCGAAATGGCCACGCCGGTGCTGCGTTGCGACGCGGTCACCCATGCCAATTTCGTTGAGGATCGTCAGGCGGGCCGCGTCGGCGGCACCACGGCGGTCTTTGACAAGCATATGAATGCGCTCTATTTTTCCAAGGAAGTCATTCCCTATACGGGTCGGGTTTTTGGCCCGGACGACATCATTCCGGTGTTTCATCATGTCGGGGTCTATGCCTATCGCGCCGAGGCCCTGCGCGCCTATGGCGGCTGGCCGGTCGGGCCGCTGGAAAGCCATGAAGGGCTGGAGCAATTGCGTTTTCTCGAAAACGGCACGCCGATCCGATGCGTCGAGGTGGACGGGCGCGGGCGCGTTTTCTGGGAGCTGAACAACCCGGTCGATGTGGCCAGAATTGAAAGTGTTTTATAA
- a CDS encoding DEAD/DEAH box helicase family protein, with protein sequence MLRTLDYQDRVLKALDAYLDALNDEKQKADKIAEVAASAGIDIPIPDFAEKTWNRINRPRGHIAYSPRHDGVGRPVPDVVLKVPTGGGKTLLASYGLSRVFGRYLNRTTGFVLWIVPNEAIYTQTLKALSDRQHPYRQVLDRAAAGRVRIMEKTDRLDARDVEGQLCVMLLMLQSANRETQDSLKMFQERGDIHGFFPPEGDQLAHAELLKQVPNLDAYGGTHWALIKDSLGNALRITRPVVVLDEGHKAVSDLAFRTLYGFNPCFVLELTATPHDVQPKGGKDPKAARYANVLVEVSGKELDNEGMIKMPLNLDTRQGTDWHATLNVAVDKLNTLDRDARQLQADSGRYIRPIMLVQAERVGKDQRDSGRIHAEDVREWLMKLGFDEAEIAVKTAETNDLNQPENQDLLSPLNRVRVIITKAALQEGWDCPFAYVLCSLSASSNLRAMTQLAGRILRQPHALKTGVAALDECYIITHHAETATVVSAVKEGLERDGLGDLVVEVNQTTGDAETRPARRIERRGTFKSLHIYLPKVLWVEDGRARDLDYETDVLAAIDWRGFDPAHIADTVPENARSAESQLQKISLTDTPEHFTTTDLTSGAEAMRFDPAYAVRAISDLVPNPFVARDIVGSMLSQLKARGFTADKIAALSGLIVDELRKGLEVERDRRAESRFKALVADGRIQFRLRTDGNNWPMPFTMETVEPENARQLLGKTGGPLERSLFAPVYENELNGEERNVAVHLDSEKTLIWWHRNVARAQYALQGWRRGKIYPDFVFAVQRTGMANRIALLETKGDHLDNGDTAYKRDVLALMSDSFAWDHSVSAGTLELVNEGETVECALILMSDIQTKLPKYLAS encoded by the coding sequence ATGCTCAGGACGCTGGATTATCAGGACAGGGTGCTGAAGGCGCTGGACGCCTATCTGGACGCGCTCAATGACGAAAAGCAGAAGGCGGACAAGATTGCCGAGGTGGCGGCAAGCGCCGGTATCGACATTCCCATACCTGATTTTGCCGAAAAGACATGGAACCGCATTAACCGCCCGCGCGGCCATATCGCCTATTCACCGCGTCATGATGGCGTGGGGCGGCCCGTGCCGGACGTGGTGCTGAAAGTGCCGACCGGTGGCGGCAAGACCCTGCTGGCCAGCTATGGGCTGTCGCGCGTGTTCGGGCGTTATCTCAACCGCACCACCGGCTTTGTGCTGTGGATCGTGCCCAATGAAGCCATTTACACGCAAACTCTGAAGGCGCTGTCTGACCGGCAGCACCCTTACCGGCAGGTGCTGGATCGCGCCGCCGCCGGTCGCGTCAGGATCATGGAAAAAACTGACCGGCTGGACGCGCGCGACGTGGAGGGCCAGCTTTGCGTCATGCTGCTGATGCTGCAATCGGCCAACCGCGAAACGCAGGACTCGCTGAAGATGTTTCAGGAGCGCGGCGATATTCATGGCTTCTTTCCGCCCGAAGGCGATCAACTGGCCCATGCTGAATTGCTAAAGCAAGTGCCGAACCTTGACGCCTATGGCGGCACGCATTGGGCGCTGATCAAGGATTCGCTGGGCAATGCGTTGCGCATCACCCGACCGGTGGTGGTGCTGGACGAAGGGCACAAGGCTGTATCCGATCTGGCTTTCAGAACGCTTTACGGCTTCAATCCGTGTTTCGTGCTGGAACTGACCGCAACGCCGCATGACGTACAGCCCAAGGGCGGCAAAGACCCCAAGGCCGCGCGCTATGCTAATGTGCTGGTGGAAGTTTCCGGCAAGGAACTCGATAATGAGGGCATGATCAAGATGCCGCTCAATCTCGATACCCGGCAGGGCACGGACTGGCACGCCACGCTGAACGTGGCCGTGGACAAGCTGAACACATTGGATCGTGACGCCCGCCAGTTGCAGGCCGATAGCGGCAGATATATCCGCCCTATTATGCTGGTGCAGGCGGAGCGCGTCGGCAAGGATCAGCGCGACAGTGGCCGGATACATGCCGAGGACGTGCGCGAATGGCTGATGAAGCTGGGCTTTGATGAAGCTGAAATCGCGGTCAAGACCGCTGAAACGAACGACCTCAATCAGCCCGAAAACCAAGACCTGTTATCGCCGCTCAACCGCGTGCGCGTGATCATTACCAAGGCCGCCCTGCAAGAAGGGTGGGATTGCCCGTTTGCCTATGTGCTGTGTTCGCTGTCGGCCAGTTCTAATCTCCGCGCCATGACACAGCTTGCGGGCCGAATCTTACGCCAGCCGCACGCGCTCAAAACCGGCGTGGCCGCACTGGACGAATGCTACATCATTACCCATCACGCCGAGACGGCAACGGTGGTGAGCGCCGTTAAGGAAGGTCTGGAGCGGGACGGCCTGGGCGATCTGGTGGTGGAGGTCAATCAAACGACCGGCGACGCCGAAACACGGCCTGCCCGCCGCATCGAACGGCGCGGAACATTCAAATCGCTACATATCTATCTGCCCAAGGTTTTATGGGTGGAGGATGGCCGCGCGCGCGATCTGGATTATGAAACCGATGTGCTGGCCGCTATCGACTGGCGCGGTTTCGATCCGGCGCACATTGCGGACACTGTTCCCGAAAATGCCCGATCCGCCGAAAGCCAGCTTCAGAAAATCAGCCTGACCGATACGCCCGAACATTTCACCACCACCGACCTGACAAGCGGCGCTGAAGCCATGCGTTTCGATCCGGCCTATGCGGTGCGGGCCATATCCGATCTGGTGCCCAATCCTTTCGTGGCGCGTGATATTGTCGGCTCTATGCTCTCACAACTGAAGGCAAGGGGCTTTACGGCGGATAAGATCGCCGCCCTGTCTGGTCTGATTGTTGATGAGCTGCGCAAGGGGCTGGAAGTCGAACGCGACCGGCGCGCCGAAAGTCGATTTAAGGCGCTTGTGGCCGATGGCCGGATTCAGTTCCGACTGCGCACAGATGGCAATAACTGGCCCATGCCCTTCACAATGGAGACGGTGGAACCGGAAAATGCGCGACAGCTATTGGGCAAGACCGGCGGCCCACTGGAGCGAAGCCTGTTTGCGCCGGTCTATGAAAACGAACTCAATGGCGAAGAACGAAACGTCGCCGTGCATCTGGACAGCGAAAAGACCCTGATCTGGTGGCACCGCAACGTCGCGCGCGCGCAATATGCGCTTCAGGGATGGCGGCGCGGGAAAATCTATCCCGACTTTGTTTTCGCCGTACAGCGCACAGGCATGGCAAACCGTATTGCCCTGCTGGAAACCAAGGGCGACCATCTGGACAATGGCGACACCGCTTATAAACGCGACGTACTGGCGCTTATGTCGGATAGCTTCGCCTGGGATCACAGTGTGAGCGCCGGAACTCTGGAACTGGTGAATGAGGGTGAAACGGTGGAATGCGCGCTGATCCTGATGAGCGATATTCAGACGAAGTTGCCGAAATATCTGGCGTCATAG
- a CDS encoding KpsF/GutQ family sugar-phosphate isomerase has translation MTKLAPAADINSRTALLATGARVLRTEGEALLLFAGLLDESFVRAVEVMFAAKGRVIVSGMGKSGHVGAKITATLASTGTPAQFVHPAEASHGDLGMITPDDVVIVMSNSGETAELSDIIAHTRRFAIPLIGIASRPGSTLLKSADVALLLPAAPEACAIGMAPTTSTTMTLALGDALAVALMEKRGFQPTDFKTFHPGGKLGAQLLKVEQLMHAGNALPLTPATTPMSDTLLVMTAKSFGAVGLTDADGKLSGIITDGDLRRHMDGLMDKTAAQVMHRGPLTIAPDALAAEALGVMNERKITSLFVVDADRTPLGLIHIHDCLRAGVA, from the coding sequence ATGACCAAGCTTGCGCCCGCCGCCGACATCAACAGCCGCACCGCCCTGCTGGCCACCGGGGCGCGGGTTTTGCGCACCGAGGGCGAGGCGCTTTTGCTGTTCGCCGGGCTGCTCGACGAAAGCTTCGTGCGCGCCGTTGAGGTGATGTTCGCCGCTAAAGGCCGGGTGATTGTGTCGGGCATGGGCAAGTCGGGCCATGTCGGGGCCAAGATCACCGCCACACTGGCCTCGACCGGCACCCCGGCGCAGTTCGTCCATCCCGCCGAGGCGTCGCACGGTGATCTCGGCATGATTACGCCCGACGATGTGGTGATCGTCATGTCCAATTCGGGCGAGACGGCAGAACTGTCCGACATCATCGCCCATACGCGCCGCTTCGCCATTCCGCTGATCGGCATCGCCTCGCGCCCCGGTTCCACCTTGCTGAAATCGGCCGATGTCGCGCTGTTATTGCCCGCCGCGCCCGAAGCCTGCGCCATCGGCATGGCGCCCACCACAAGCACCACCATGACGCTGGCGCTCGGTGATGCTCTGGCCGTGGCTTTGATGGAAAAGCGCGGCTTTCAGCCGACCGATTTCAAGACCTTCCATCCCGGCGGCAAGCTGGGCGCGCAACTGCTGAAGGTGGAGCAATTGATGCACGCGGGCAACGCCCTGCCGCTGACCCCCGCCACCACGCCGATGAGCGATACGCTTCTGGTCATGACCGCCAAGAGCTTCGGCGCGGTCGGCCTTACCGATGCAGACGGCAAGCTGTCCGGCATCATCACCGATGGCGATCTGCGCCGCCATATGGACGGGCTGATGGACAAGACCGCCGCTCAGGTGATGCACAGAGGCCCGCTGACCATCGCGCCCGACGCCCTGGCCGCCGAGGCGCTGGGCGTGATGAACGAGCGCAAGATCACCTCGCTTTTCGTCGTCGATGCGGACAGGACTCCGCTCGGCCTGATCCATATCCATGATTGCCTGAGGGCCGGTGTAGCATGA
- a CDS encoding site-specific DNA-methyltransferase has protein sequence MTELNFKGKEFVYNHHLAVPFRPLEPDAAKGIGPVDLSGNLIIQGDNLHALKALLPMYAGKVDCIFIDPPYNTGNEGWAYNDNVNAPMIKAWLESNPIGIEDGLRHDKWCAMMWPRLRLLHELLAETGSIWITLDDNEVQRGREILDEIFGPDKFIACCVWQKRYSRENREAIGDVHDYVLVYSKSPGAFKALRNKIEPTEEQLQVYKNPNNDPKGRWRGIPMTAQGFRKNQMYTVTTDTGVEHIPPEGRCWSMIEKEFNLLREQGRVWFGQDGNGQPNIIRYADEIEGFVPWTWWPSSEVGHTDEAKKEMHEIFGREDAFSTPKPLRLISRIVGIATKKDSIILDSFAGSGTTAHAVLEANRRDGGNRKFILVEMEDYADRLTAERVRRVIKGYDFQGTQKTELLRESLNWRTLTRAADLVHRVDGIENLHAHEYDAIKKTVKDGELIVTGEKTVAERTEGLSGSFTYCTLGAAIDLDAILTGDALPSFANLGAALFHMATNRAFEPSGMEEASFYLGTTESQHVWLIYQPDLEWLKSPDAALTLSRAKAFAAAKADGKKHLVFAPARYVSQKLLAEQNIPVEFVPLPFALYRMEQV, from the coding sequence GTGACCGAACTGAATTTCAAGGGCAAGGAATTTGTCTATAACCACCATCTGGCGGTGCCGTTCCGGCCTCTGGAGCCGGATGCGGCCAAGGGCATTGGCCCGGTTGATCTGAGCGGCAATCTGATCATTCAGGGCGATAATCTGCACGCCCTGAAAGCCCTTCTGCCCATGTATGCGGGTAAGGTGGACTGCATCTTTATCGACCCACCTTACAATACCGGCAACGAAGGCTGGGCCTATAACGATAACGTCAATGCGCCGATGATCAAGGCATGGCTGGAGTCCAACCCTATCGGCATTGAGGATGGCCTGCGCCATGACAAATGGTGCGCCATGATGTGGCCGAGACTAAGGCTGCTACATGAGCTTTTGGCGGAGACAGGTAGCATCTGGATTACGCTAGACGACAATGAAGTGCAGCGAGGCCGAGAAATTCTCGATGAAATTTTCGGCCCGGATAAATTCATAGCTTGTTGTGTATGGCAAAAGAGATATTCAAGAGAAAATCGTGAAGCAATAGGTGACGTACACGATTACGTACTCGTTTACTCAAAATCTCCCGGCGCTTTTAAAGCGCTCCGCAATAAGATTGAACCCACCGAAGAACAGCTCCAAGTATACAAGAATCCAAACAATGATCCCAAAGGTCGGTGGCGCGGAATTCCGATGACTGCTCAAGGGTTCAGAAAAAATCAAATGTACACTGTCACGACGGACACTGGGGTGGAGCATATTCCACCAGAAGGTCGTTGTTGGAGTATGATTGAAAAGGAATTCAATCTGTTGCGTGAACAGGGAAGAGTTTGGTTTGGACAAGATGGAAATGGTCAGCCTAACATCATTCGTTATGCAGATGAGATTGAAGGTTTTGTGCCTTGGACTTGGTGGCCAAGTTCAGAAGTTGGACATACGGACGAAGCGAAAAAGGAAATGCACGAAATTTTTGGACGTGAAGATGCCTTCTCCACCCCCAAACCTTTGCGTCTCATCTCTCGAATTGTCGGAATTGCCACCAAAAAGGATTCAATCATCCTCGACTCCTTCGCCGGATCAGGCACCACCGCCCATGCCGTTTTGGAAGCCAATCGGCGCGACGGTGGCAATCGCAAATTCATCTTGGTCGAGATGGAAGACTATGCCGACCGCCTGACCGCCGAGCGGGTGCGGCGCGTGATCAAGGGTTATGATTTTCAGGGCACGCAAAAGACCGAACTCTTACGTGAATCCCTAAACTGGCGCACGCTGACCAGGGCCGCCGATCTGGTGCATAGGGTGGACGGGATCGAAAACCTGCACGCCCATGAATATGACGCCATCAAAAAGACGGTGAAGGACGGCGAACTGATCGTCACTGGCGAAAAGACGGTGGCCGAGCGCACCGAGGGCTTAAGCGGCAGCTTCACCTATTGCACGCTGGGCGCGGCGATTGATCTGGACGCGATCCTGACCGGCGATGCCTTGCCGTCCTTTGCCAATCTGGGTGCGGCCCTGTTCCATATGGCAACCAACCGCGCCTTTGAACCTTCCGGCATGGAGGAGGCCAGCTTCTATCTGGGCACGACCGAAAGCCAGCATGTGTGGCTGATCTATCAGCCTGATCTGGAGTGGCTGAAATCGCCAGATGCGGCCCTGACCTTGAGCCGCGCCAAAGCTTTCGCCGCCGCAAAAGCGGATGGCAAAAAGCATCTGGTCTTCGCGCCCGCGCGCTATGTCAGTCAGAAGCTGCTGGCCGAACAGAATATCCCGGTTGAATTCGTGCCCCTGCCGTTTGCGCTCTATCGTATGGAGCAGGTATAG
- a CDS encoding tyrosine-type recombinase/integrase: MKKFHPKNERIKHEYMGYLEGPKQMSAASVDQVAAALAQFENFTRHKDFATFRNEQATGFKNHLAGMINTATGKPLATSTLHARLMALKAFFEWLCWQPGYKSKIRYHDIEYFNLSANDTRIAKASRERPAPSMEQIRHALFAMPHETDVQKRDRAVVAFTILSGARDNAIASLKLRHMDMVTGKIHQDGRDVRTKSRKTFTTVFFPVGDDIEAVVREWVTFLTTERLFGPDDPLFPATNVKLGSSGQFEAAGLRRKPWASAAMIRKIFQRAFEAVNLPYYNPHSLRKTLTILGESVCITPEDFKAWSQNLGHEQVMTTFYSYGKVSPHRQAEIIAGLGKGANDRDGDVSMEEVDRVLNYLRKNA, from the coding sequence TTGAAAAAGTTTCACCCGAAAAACGAACGCATCAAGCACGAATATATGGGCTATCTGGAGGGGCCAAAGCAGATGAGCGCCGCCAGTGTGGATCAGGTTGCCGCCGCTCTGGCGCAGTTTGAAAACTTCACCCGGCACAAGGATTTTGCCACCTTCAGGAACGAACAGGCCACGGGATTCAAAAACCATCTGGCAGGGATGATCAATACCGCCACCGGCAAGCCTCTGGCGACCTCTACCCTTCATGCACGCCTGATGGCCCTGAAGGCGTTTTTTGAATGGCTATGCTGGCAACCGGGCTACAAGTCCAAAATCCGCTACCATGACATTGAATATTTCAATCTGTCGGCCAATGACACGCGCATCGCCAAGGCCAGCCGGGAACGGCCTGCGCCGTCTATGGAGCAAATCCGCCACGCCCTGTTCGCCATGCCGCATGAAACCGATGTGCAAAAGCGTGACCGCGCGGTGGTGGCCTTCACGATCCTGAGCGGTGCGCGCGATAATGCCATTGCCTCGCTGAAGCTGCGCCATATGGATATGGTGACGGGCAAAATCCATCAGGACGGGCGCGACGTGCGCACCAAAAGCCGCAAGACCTTCACCACCGTCTTTTTCCCCGTGGGTGACGATATTGAGGCGGTGGTGCGCGAATGGGTGACTTTTCTGACGACAGAGCGCCTGTTCGGCCCGGACGATCCGCTTTTCCCGGCAACAAACGTGAAGTTAGGGTCAAGCGGGCAGTTTGAAGCTGCGGGCTTACGTCGCAAGCCCTGGGCCAGCGCGGCGATGATCCGTAAGATTTTTCAGCGCGCGTTTGAGGCCGTGAATCTGCCCTATTACAATCCACACAGCTTGCGCAAAACACTGACCATCCTGGGCGAATCGGTCTGCATAACCCCGGAAGACTTCAAAGCCTGGAGCCAAAACCTGGGCCACGAACAGGTCATGACCACCTTTTACAGCTATGGCAAGGTGTCGCCACACCGGCAGGCGGAAATCATTGCGGGCTTGGGCAAGGGGGCAAATGATCGTGACGGAGACGTTTCGATGGAGGAGGTGGACAGGGTTTTGAATTATTTACGCAAAAACGCCTAA
- a CDS encoding helix-turn-helix domain-containing protein, whose protein sequence is MAGIRRHRNYTVEELARALGKTTQTIRRWIKNGLPVLTDIRPGLIMGVDVIDYMASRKPTRQTCAPDECYCFRCRIPRPCAGGMAEFVPMTATTGDLRALCPHCSTLMHKRTSNAALSVLSALLDISFPQGVPTLSAPLPPSLNDHFKTGAKS, encoded by the coding sequence ATGGCTGGTATCCGGCGACACCGTAATTACACGGTTGAGGAACTGGCCCGCGCCCTTGGCAAAACCACACAGACCATACGACGCTGGATCAAGAACGGCCTGCCCGTCCTGACGGACATTCGCCCCGGCCTGATCATGGGTGTGGACGTGATCGACTATATGGCCAGTCGCAAGCCTACCCGCCAAACCTGCGCGCCGGACGAATGCTATTGCTTCCGTTGCCGCATACCCCGGCCCTGCGCGGGCGGCATGGCGGAATTTGTGCCGATGACCGCCACCACAGGCGATTTGCGCGCCCTGTGCCCGCATTGCTCCACCCTGATGCACAAGCGGACGTCAAACGCCGCCCTTTCTGTCTTGAGCGCTCTTTTGGATATTTCATTTCCGCAAGGCGTCCCAACTCTAAGCGCACCCTTGCCACCCTCCCTAAATGATCACTTCAAGACAGGAGCCAAATCTTGA